In Amaranthus tricolor cultivar Red isolate AtriRed21 chromosome 3, ASM2621246v1, whole genome shotgun sequence, a single window of DNA contains:
- the LOC130808385 gene encoding uncharacterized protein LOC130808385, which yields MGIAFKKARKYIRLHINFCFCRMPPRRRTSAEKESSRQRLRALENAIIAVANRSTGPAKNQSVFNRFDRHRPPAYEGTADPVVLEGWLREIEKLFDATGCPDAEKVAIGSYYLKKEADNWWDMFSTKLKERFYLDELRWLKREEFLSLEQRSMSVQAYTDKFTELSRFAAALIPSEAEK from the exons ATGGGGATTGCTTTTAAAAAAGCAAGGAAGTATATAAGACTACatataaatttctgtttttgtagGATGCCTCCTAGAAGAAGAACCTCTGCTGAGAAGGAGTCTTCTCGCCAACGTTTGAGAGCTCTAGAGAATGCTATCATTGCCGTCGCAAATCGATCCACTGGTCCGGCTAAGAACCAGTCTGTCTTTAATCGGTTTGATCGTCACCGTCCCCCAGCCTATGAGGGTACTGCCGATCCTGTAGTTCTCGAAGGTTGGTTGCGTGAGATAGAAAAACTCTTTGACGCGACCGGCTGCCCAGATGCTGAAAAGGTAGCTATTGGCTCGTATTACCTGAAGAAAGAGGCTGACAACTGGTGGGATATG TTCTCCACGAAGTTGAAGGAGAGATTCTATCTAGACGAGTTGAGGTGGCTGAAAAGAGAAGAGTTTCTCTCTCTGGAACAGCGTTCTATGTCAGTGCAAGCATATACTGACAAGTTCACAGAGTTGTCTCGTTTTGCTGCTGCTTTGATCCCTTCTGAAGCTGAAAAGTGA